One window from the genome of Paraneptunicella aestuarii encodes:
- the fabB gene encoding beta-ketoacyl-ACP synthase I — MRRAVITGLGIVSSIGNNQEEVLESLRTGKSGISRAEEFAELNLRSQVWGNVDIDTKALIDRKALRFMGDAAAFAYIAMQQAIEDSGLEESDISNPRTGLIAGSGGASSKWQVEAADILREKGVKKVGPYMVPRTMSSTVSACLATPFQIKGVNYSMSSACATSAHCIGAALEQIQLGKQDIVFAGGGEEVHWTLAMEFDAMGALTTKFNETPEKASRTYDADRDGFVISGGGGIVVVEELEHALARGAKIYAEIVGYGATSDGYDMVAPSGEGAVRCMQQAMEGVNSPIQYLNTHGTSTPVGDLKELEAIQQVFGSNSPAISATKAMTGHALGAAGVNEAIYSLLMMQHNFIAPSVNIENLDPQAEGLDIVTSMREAKLDTVMSNSFGFGGTNATLVFQRYS; from the coding sequence ATGAGAAGAGCTGTAATCACTGGTCTGGGCATTGTTTCCAGTATTGGTAATAACCAGGAAGAAGTATTGGAATCTCTGAGAACCGGTAAATCGGGTATTTCCCGAGCGGAGGAATTTGCTGAACTGAACTTGCGTAGTCAGGTTTGGGGAAATGTAGATATTGATACTAAAGCCCTGATTGATCGTAAAGCATTGCGCTTTATGGGCGATGCCGCAGCGTTTGCGTATATTGCCATGCAACAGGCAATTGAAGACAGTGGCTTGGAAGAATCTGATATTTCCAACCCTCGTACAGGATTGATCGCCGGTTCGGGTGGCGCATCTTCCAAGTGGCAAGTTGAAGCTGCCGATATTTTACGTGAAAAAGGTGTAAAGAAAGTCGGCCCTTATATGGTTCCAAGAACCATGAGCAGTACGGTATCTGCCTGTTTGGCAACACCGTTTCAAATCAAAGGCGTGAACTATTCCATGAGCTCGGCCTGTGCCACCAGTGCTCACTGTATTGGTGCTGCGTTGGAGCAAATTCAGCTGGGTAAACAAGACATCGTGTTTGCGGGTGGTGGTGAAGAAGTTCACTGGACGCTTGCAATGGAATTCGATGCCATGGGGGCGTTAACAACCAAATTTAATGAAACACCAGAAAAAGCCTCTCGTACTTACGATGCGGATCGTGACGGTTTCGTTATCTCTGGCGGTGGCGGTATCGTTGTTGTTGAAGAGTTGGAACACGCTTTGGCGCGTGGCGCGAAAATCTACGCTGAAATCGTTGGCTATGGCGCAACGTCTGATGGTTACGACATGGTGGCTCCATCCGGTGAAGGCGCGGTACGTTGTATGCAACAGGCAATGGAAGGCGTGAATTCTCCCATTCAGTATTTAAATACTCATGGCACATCTACGCCTGTAGGTGATTTGAAAGAACTGGAAGCCATTCAACAAGTGTTTGGCAGCAACAGCCCGGCGATTTCAGCAACTAAAGCTATGACAGGCCATGCGTTAGGCGCGGCGGGTGTGAATGAAGCCATTTATAGCTTACTAATGATGCAGCACAATTTTATTGCGCCATCAGTGAATATCGAAAATCTGGATCCTCAAGCCGAAGGGTTGGACATTGTAACCAGTATGCGTGAAGCAAAGCTGGATACGGTTATGTCTAATAGCTTTGGTTTCGGCGGAACCAATGCCACCTTGGTATTTCAACGCTATTCATAA
- a CDS encoding AfsA-related hotdog domain-containing protein encodes MNDLFDTLNIQTEEELSFYSTVLGLDEQTVAQFSNQNLNPESAFDWKSRWNWTITNMLSRLPVGPTDKSYDAQWESIASGGGSRISKEMVHKKQDANVLLSEPLEIGKVLYFNMGVSTQEINFDHPSDHVQGMLIMEALRQTGLATAHYYGVPESSQITITAFNFEFKDVLDERYPILIRLISNLSVNATSKSTGWGAFEVLQAGASCVVGGWEGHFVPERTWKRIRQRSLRKIENLMASETA; translated from the coding sequence ATGAACGATTTATTTGACACTCTAAATATACAGACTGAAGAGGAGCTTTCTTTTTACTCCACTGTTTTAGGTCTCGACGAGCAAACAGTCGCTCAATTTAGCAATCAAAATTTAAACCCAGAATCCGCATTTGACTGGAAATCCAGATGGAACTGGACAATTACCAACATGCTTTCAAGGCTCCCTGTTGGCCCAACGGATAAATCTTATGATGCTCAATGGGAATCAATTGCCAGTGGTGGTGGCTCCAGAATCAGCAAAGAAATGGTACATAAAAAGCAAGATGCCAATGTGCTTTTGTCTGAACCTCTGGAAATAGGCAAAGTGCTTTATTTCAACATGGGAGTTTCAACGCAGGAGATTAACTTTGACCATCCATCAGATCATGTTCAAGGCATGTTAATCATGGAAGCTCTGCGTCAAACAGGTTTAGCGACAGCGCACTACTACGGCGTTCCGGAATCTTCCCAGATCACCATTACCGCATTCAATTTCGAATTTAAGGATGTTCTCGACGAAAGATACCCAATACTGATTCGTCTAATTAGCAACCTGTCAGTAAATGCCACATCCAAAAGCACTGGTTGGGGTGCATTTGAAGTCCTACAAGCCGGTGCATCTTGTGTTGTGGGCGGTTGGGAAGGACATTTTGTTCCGGAACGCACCTGGAAACGAATTCGTCAACGTTCGTTACGCAAGATTGAAAACCTGATGGCATCTGAAACCGCCTGA
- a CDS encoding PEP/pyruvate-binding domain-containing protein — MTLLVVSLKNKHLCANQNVGGKAARLAELIAEGFTVPDAYALTTFAFEKYCQFNNIDLKASGAQEAIIKGRFPDELVQELDHVKAFFKGKDVAIRSSGVGEDGFDNSLAGQLKTFLGKDNWEDSIRECWAAIFLDRVASYAQAKGSESLTQMGVVIQELVHADKAGVAYTVNPSEKSADNGVIEWVDGLGDKLVDGAVTPQRCYVSRLTKKVIGVDDKAWGDTLSELSRQCYQIETMFNYPVDVEWAVKDNKIYILQARPVTAFFSENANILSSANIAENFPGQLTPLTKDVSENFYSQYMRSSLQHLGAFDKHYHTDNMLNALLAFHEGSIFYNLSNWYAVIEACPLNTWIRRGFDLYVGQTVPGTQVPKAKKSGASYLASRLRTFATLSWRIFNLENELSQFEQSFKQAKSRWRNITSRSCSPLELNSLWDEINQWSGKNWGPAGLADFSVLVTSGLIQFYVEKLSAQNQAEAVRVLLGGIVVESTDSAKLIQEIANLISKDNELTALLNSKNYAQLESIAGKEIQQRLSRFMDEFGGRSYNESVLTTPTFEEQHDYFWDLVASHLNSPHTGAKHQESKNDPDLSSLPWSTRISQAFIKKFANRALNNRERGRLIFGLYMAEIRRVALTIGEQFVQWRYLNAKEDIFYLSSQEITDTLQGKLLYSGIKEFVELRKKLQTESEALTLAEFMIWEHGRKYGLSGNSHLSDNENMLHGLGVSGGKAKAHACVVLDPTKGNHDVAGKILIAKTTDPGWTPLIASAKGVIVERGGLLSHAAIVAREFGIPTVVGINNATSIIPQGLMIEIDGDAGTVDLEHDEKEVA; from the coding sequence ATGACTCTACTTGTTGTTTCATTGAAAAATAAACATCTTTGTGCCAACCAAAATGTAGGGGGAAAGGCAGCTCGCTTAGCCGAACTAATAGCAGAGGGATTTACTGTTCCCGATGCTTATGCACTTACCACATTCGCATTCGAAAAATATTGCCAGTTCAACAATATCGACCTAAAAGCCAGTGGTGCTCAAGAAGCCATCATTAAAGGCCGATTTCCCGATGAGCTGGTGCAGGAACTGGATCATGTAAAAGCGTTTTTTAAAGGCAAAGACGTCGCAATTCGCTCTTCTGGAGTCGGTGAAGATGGCTTCGATAACTCATTAGCCGGACAGTTAAAAACCTTTTTAGGAAAAGACAACTGGGAAGATTCCATTCGCGAATGTTGGGCTGCCATATTTTTGGATAGAGTTGCCAGCTATGCCCAAGCCAAAGGCAGTGAATCCCTGACTCAAATGGGCGTTGTTATTCAGGAGTTGGTTCATGCCGACAAAGCCGGTGTTGCGTACACAGTAAATCCCAGTGAAAAAAGCGCCGACAATGGTGTCATTGAGTGGGTAGACGGGTTAGGCGATAAACTTGTAGATGGTGCGGTCACTCCGCAGCGTTGCTACGTTTCCCGACTCACCAAAAAAGTCATCGGAGTGGACGATAAAGCATGGGGAGACACATTAAGCGAATTATCCAGGCAATGCTATCAAATCGAAACGATGTTCAATTACCCAGTGGATGTTGAATGGGCAGTAAAAGACAATAAAATCTACATCCTGCAAGCTCGCCCTGTTACCGCATTTTTCTCCGAAAACGCTAACATACTGTCCAGTGCAAATATTGCTGAAAACTTTCCGGGCCAGTTAACCCCTTTAACAAAAGATGTCTCCGAAAACTTTTACTCCCAATATATGCGTAGTTCGTTACAACACCTTGGGGCGTTTGATAAGCACTATCATACCGACAACATGTTAAATGCCCTGCTTGCTTTTCATGAAGGTTCCATTTTTTACAACCTTTCTAACTGGTATGCAGTCATAGAAGCTTGCCCCTTGAACACCTGGATAAGAAGAGGATTCGATCTTTACGTTGGACAAACTGTACCAGGAACCCAGGTACCTAAAGCGAAAAAATCAGGGGCGTCTTATCTCGCCTCTCGATTACGTACATTTGCGACCCTCTCCTGGCGTATCTTTAATCTGGAAAATGAGCTCAGCCAATTTGAGCAATCTTTCAAGCAAGCCAAATCACGTTGGAGAAACATAACATCACGTTCCTGCTCACCTCTTGAGCTAAACTCATTATGGGATGAAATAAATCAATGGTCAGGAAAAAACTGGGGGCCCGCGGGCTTAGCTGATTTCTCAGTGCTGGTAACCTCAGGACTTATTCAGTTTTATGTTGAGAAATTATCAGCCCAGAATCAGGCCGAGGCAGTGCGAGTTCTATTGGGTGGCATTGTTGTAGAAAGCACCGACTCAGCAAAACTGATCCAGGAAATTGCTAACCTCATTTCCAAAGACAATGAGCTAACCGCTTTACTCAATAGTAAAAACTACGCGCAACTGGAATCTATTGCAGGCAAAGAGATCCAGCAACGACTCTCTCGATTTATGGATGAATTTGGAGGACGCAGCTATAACGAGTCGGTATTAACCACCCCCACATTCGAAGAGCAACATGACTATTTCTGGGATTTAGTCGCTTCTCATTTGAACTCGCCGCATACCGGGGCAAAACATCAAGAGTCGAAAAATGACCCCGATTTAAGCTCTCTTCCGTGGTCAACTCGAATATCTCAGGCATTCATTAAAAAATTTGCCAATAGAGCCCTCAACAACAGAGAAAGAGGTCGTTTGATATTTGGTCTGTATATGGCTGAGATAAGACGTGTAGCGCTCACCATTGGAGAGCAATTTGTACAATGGCGTTATTTGAACGCGAAGGAAGATATCTTTTATTTATCCAGCCAGGAAATCACCGATACATTACAAGGCAAGCTCCTATATTCGGGAATAAAAGAGTTTGTCGAACTTCGCAAGAAGCTCCAAACGGAAAGCGAGGCACTGACTCTGGCTGAGTTTATGATTTGGGAGCATGGCAGAAAATACGGTCTGTCAGGAAATAGTCACTTATCTGACAATGAAAACATGCTCCATGGATTGGGTGTGTCTGGGGGAAAAGCAAAAGCTCATGCCTGTGTTGTACTTGATCCCACTAAAGGTAACCATGACGTGGCAGGAAAGATATTGATTGCTAAAACGACGGATCCTGGTTGGACACCGCTTATCGCATCCGCAAAAGGCGTTATTGTAGAAAGAGGCGGGTTGTTGTCTCATGCGGCTATCGTGGCACGGGAATTTGGTATTCCAACCGTGGTTGGTATCAACAATGCAACCAGTATAATTCCACAAGGCTTAATGATTGAAATTGATGGCGATGCGGGAACGGTGGATTTAGAACATGATGAAAAGGAAGTCGCATAA
- a CDS encoding DUF3419 family protein: MSNSNQDWGFNYTLSNEDNSLELGVLAKHSEHVVSIAGSGSRVLPLLAKQPAALTCIDSSAHQLALTKLRIEAVKLLDYQDYVAFLGYPGFNMPATKRKQIFSDIANQFDDIKRLEPFLEQAQWQGIIYLGKWEQALKKFAKVTSLLSLDSFLSVSDQQEWDAMMTKTSLKLRWYIYIKLLGSVTFLRAFFYKDRLPQMQVANSYYDFFKERFQRLVYSCGLKKSCFAHLMLTGKINNDIAFPIEVDEEHFHLIKEGANNVTMNYLNTNISDFSESFKHPISFVSLSDVPSYLDSATYSRLLKALTNNMDSGATIISRYFAFRPDFSLPENLNLVTEKYQDLISKETTQFYDIDIFQAS, encoded by the coding sequence ATGAGCAATTCAAATCAAGACTGGGGGTTTAACTACACCTTATCCAACGAGGATAATTCACTAGAACTAGGAGTGTTAGCCAAGCATTCTGAGCATGTAGTAAGTATCGCTGGCAGCGGCTCTCGGGTATTGCCGTTGTTAGCAAAACAACCTGCCGCCCTAACCTGTATAGATTCATCTGCGCATCAACTTGCTCTTACCAAGCTACGAATCGAAGCCGTGAAGCTTTTAGATTACCAGGATTATGTCGCATTTCTCGGCTACCCCGGATTCAACATGCCTGCCACCAAGAGAAAACAGATATTTTCTGACATCGCTAATCAGTTCGATGACATAAAAAGATTAGAACCCTTTCTGGAACAGGCTCAATGGCAAGGCATTATTTATTTGGGTAAATGGGAACAGGCACTGAAGAAGTTTGCCAAAGTGACCTCTTTGTTGTCCCTGGATTCATTCTTATCTGTTAGCGATCAGCAGGAATGGGATGCAATGATGACAAAAACCAGCCTCAAATTACGCTGGTACATATACATAAAATTACTGGGCAGTGTCACTTTCCTTCGTGCATTTTTCTACAAAGATCGTCTACCTCAAATGCAAGTAGCTAATTCCTACTACGATTTCTTCAAAGAACGTTTTCAACGCCTGGTTTATTCCTGTGGATTAAAAAAATCGTGCTTTGCACACCTTATGCTTACAGGAAAAATCAACAATGATATTGCCTTCCCCATCGAAGTAGATGAAGAGCATTTTCACTTAATAAAGGAAGGCGCAAACAACGTCACCATGAACTATCTGAATACCAATATCAGCGACTTTAGTGAGTCATTCAAACATCCAATATCATTTGTTTCTTTATCTGACGTTCCTTCTTATCTTGATAGCGCTACCTATTCCAGATTACTCAAAGCCTTAACAAACAACATGGACAGTGGAGCCACGATCATCTCCCGATATTTCGCTTTTCGTCCAGATTTCTCGCTGCCTGAGAACTTAAATCTGGTCACTGAAAAGTATCAGGATCTGATATCCAAAGAAACTACTCAGTTTTACGACATTGATATTTTCCAGGCCAGTTAA
- a CDS encoding phosphatidylserine decarboxylase has product MKKEVHPEYWDRDARKLIQRENYAGQALSWMYSSPIGKLFLYGYFATRLHSWVYRQYKRSPLTKNQALQDIEKYQIDLNEFDIEESDIGSYRDFFLRKFNQGARPFNDDKDTFSAFAEGFYLGYKNTHEDIRFPVKGGYLSAEQILENDEISKRFMGGPVLVCRLSPIDYHWFHFPFDGQLTDAYHRKGKVHAVNLVALRHKQDIFCTNERQVNLLYSEDFGHLAYVEVGAMGVGRIHQTFNAPSFQRGQEKGYFDFGASTIIVFGEKGRWEPSADIIEHTANERETKVKLGQAVAHRSRN; this is encoded by the coding sequence ATGAAAAAAGAAGTTCATCCTGAATATTGGGATCGCGATGCGAGAAAATTAATTCAAAGAGAAAACTATGCCGGTCAGGCTCTTTCCTGGATGTACAGTAGCCCAATTGGAAAACTGTTTTTATATGGCTACTTCGCAACACGCTTACACTCTTGGGTTTATCGTCAGTACAAACGCTCACCTTTGACTAAAAATCAGGCTTTACAAGACATTGAAAAGTACCAGATAGACCTGAATGAATTCGATATAGAAGAGAGCGATATTGGCTCATATCGCGACTTTTTTTTAAGAAAATTTAACCAAGGTGCTCGCCCTTTTAACGATGATAAAGATACATTTTCAGCTTTTGCTGAAGGGTTTTATCTTGGTTACAAAAACACGCATGAGGACATTCGTTTCCCTGTAAAAGGCGGGTATTTATCAGCAGAACAAATTTTAGAGAATGATGAAATTAGCAAGAGATTTATGGGAGGGCCGGTTTTAGTCTGTCGCCTCTCTCCGATAGATTACCACTGGTTTCACTTTCCATTCGACGGACAGCTCACTGACGCCTATCACAGAAAAGGCAAAGTACACGCTGTTAATCTGGTAGCACTTCGTCACAAGCAAGACATTTTCTGTACCAATGAACGACAAGTCAATTTGCTCTACTCAGAGGATTTCGGTCATCTGGCTTATGTAGAGGTTGGCGCGATGGGAGTGGGCAGAATTCACCAAACGTTCAATGCACCAAGCTTTCAAAGAGGCCAAGAGAAAGGCTATTTCGATTTTGGAGCCTCCACCATTATCGTGTTTGGGGAGAAAGGACGTTGGGAACCGAGTGCAGACATCATTGAGCACACAGCGAACGAAAGAGAAACCAAAGTTAAATTAGGCCAGGCAGTTGCACACAGGAGTAGAAATTAA
- a CDS encoding NAD-dependent epimerase/dehydratase family protein yields the protein MVKSALHKKVAITGANGFIGSTALKKLKAHGLNVRPIFHNQLPDDATDYDYICCDISNNASINGVFNDIDTILHLANYVGNDESLAQKVNVQGSQNIVEEARRAGVRRIIYVSNASVYEGPTHKGIKESEVACKPESLTSITKLQAEHTILEFEESAILRPLFIYGTGDKWFIPSIATFCKAGLPPINEGKALLSVISIDTLADYLLRLIQCPDSTDGIFHVSEPPVELKKVIQYCENKLALEGSNSTIDLESAYEKLTKYGVRKHQLELIASDHYYNCDRINNLLQWAPENTFDSAIDKYSNWYEKVFAN from the coding sequence ATGGTAAAAAGTGCCCTTCATAAAAAAGTTGCGATTACAGGAGCAAACGGTTTCATTGGTTCTACCGCGCTTAAGAAACTTAAAGCTCATGGGCTAAATGTAAGGCCAATCTTCCATAATCAACTACCTGACGATGCTACAGACTACGACTATATCTGCTGCGACATTAGCAACAACGCAAGTATTAATGGGGTTTTTAACGACATAGATACGATCCTGCATCTTGCCAATTATGTAGGTAACGATGAATCACTGGCTCAAAAAGTGAATGTGCAAGGTAGCCAAAATATTGTTGAGGAAGCACGACGAGCGGGTGTTCGACGTATTATTTATGTCAGTAATGCATCCGTGTATGAAGGCCCTACTCATAAAGGTATTAAAGAGAGTGAAGTCGCCTGCAAACCAGAATCCCTCACCAGCATAACCAAATTGCAAGCGGAACACACCATTCTGGAGTTTGAAGAAAGTGCCATTCTGCGCCCCCTTTTTATCTACGGAACGGGTGACAAATGGTTTATTCCCAGTATTGCTACCTTTTGCAAAGCGGGGCTACCACCAATCAACGAAGGCAAAGCGCTGTTGTCGGTAATTTCAATTGATACCCTGGCAGACTATTTATTACGGCTCATTCAGTGCCCTGACTCAACGGACGGAATTTTTCACGTCAGTGAACCACCTGTCGAGCTAAAAAAAGTCATTCAATATTGTGAGAACAAGTTAGCGCTGGAAGGCAGTAACTCAACAATTGACCTTGAATCCGCTTACGAAAAGCTAACGAAGTACGGTGTTAGAAAGCATCAGTTAGAGCTGATTGCCAGCGATCACTATTACAACTGTGATCGTATCAACAATCTGCTCCAATGGGCTCCAGAAAACACCTTTGATTCAGCAATTGATAAGTACAGTAACTGGTACGAAAAAGTCTTTGCAAATTAA
- the mnmC gene encoding bifunctional tRNA (5-methylaminomethyl-2-thiouridine)(34)-methyltransferase MnmD/FAD-dependent 5-carboxymethylaminomethyl-2-thiouridine(34) oxidoreductase MnmC, protein MPIQTAEIQFNDKGTPVSTAFDDVYFSNDNGLQETEYVFLQNNHLPERWINWQQATFIVAETGFGTGLNFLVLIKRFNEFRLQNPEHPLRQLHFISFEKYPVAREDLQRALLAWPSLAEESERLIEQYPLAIEGCHRLTFNAGSIHLDLWLGDVNELMPALPHSLTDSVHAWFLDGFAPSKNPDMWQDSLFHFLGKYSAPDATFATFTAAGIVKRGLKDNGFSVEKCKGYGRKREMLRGVYTGINENKALDSKKGIGFWHRHAADSSQPVTEVTVVGAGLAGLNCALSLVQKGIKVDLYCADNELATGASGNIQGGFYPHLTVDFTRPSQLYSQCFLFAKQRYQWLQQQGYEFQQENCGVLLLGFNHKQEERQGKLSERGAWPEELVRQVNMQEAESIANVSLGRGGLFLPQAGWINPKQLVQALAKAAEATGKLNIHYNKRLLSLTQPAPEKAPPNGSQWHLQWHDNSETAAPIVILATGHESAHLAPLNDIPMQAVRGQVETIKATEQSNKLSTVLCHKGYMTPALDGTHALGATFTKNDTHTEFRTEDETFNLSMLKKSLPEAAWVDELAPQQQGRAGIRCSTFDHLPLMGNVPDIAKQSQQYQDAYKALPAHRYPLPEDHRNLYVLTGLGSRGLCTAPLLAEALVCQITGNPLPLSQDQLNALNPNRFLIKQLVRREKGLK, encoded by the coding sequence TTGCCAATTCAAACCGCCGAAATTCAATTCAATGATAAAGGAACTCCCGTATCCACTGCCTTTGATGATGTTTATTTTTCCAATGACAACGGGTTGCAGGAAACCGAATATGTCTTTCTTCAAAACAATCATCTTCCTGAGCGCTGGATAAACTGGCAACAAGCGACCTTCATTGTGGCAGAAACCGGATTTGGTACTGGCCTCAATTTCCTGGTGCTCATAAAACGATTCAATGAGTTTAGGCTACAGAATCCAGAGCATCCACTCAGACAACTACATTTTATTTCGTTTGAAAAATACCCTGTTGCCCGTGAAGATTTACAGCGCGCATTGCTGGCATGGCCTTCGCTTGCTGAGGAATCAGAACGATTAATTGAGCAATATCCACTTGCCATAGAAGGCTGCCATCGACTGACCTTTAACGCTGGTTCGATTCATCTGGATTTATGGCTAGGTGATGTCAATGAACTCATGCCAGCGCTGCCACACAGTCTGACCGATAGCGTCCACGCCTGGTTTTTAGATGGTTTTGCTCCCAGTAAAAACCCGGATATGTGGCAAGACAGTCTGTTTCACTTTCTGGGCAAATACAGTGCTCCAGATGCTACATTTGCCACTTTCACCGCTGCTGGAATCGTAAAACGCGGGCTCAAAGATAACGGCTTCTCCGTTGAAAAATGCAAAGGCTATGGCAGAAAACGAGAGATGCTACGCGGCGTTTATACGGGTATAAATGAAAATAAAGCTTTGGATTCTAAAAAAGGCATTGGCTTTTGGCATCGCCATGCCGCAGATTCCAGTCAGCCCGTTACAGAAGTGACTGTTGTAGGCGCCGGTTTAGCCGGGCTCAACTGTGCCCTGTCACTGGTGCAAAAAGGTATAAAGGTCGATTTGTACTGCGCCGATAATGAACTGGCAACTGGCGCGTCAGGCAATATTCAAGGCGGATTCTATCCACATTTAACCGTGGATTTTACCCGTCCAAGCCAGCTCTATAGCCAATGCTTTTTATTTGCTAAACAGCGCTATCAGTGGTTACAACAGCAAGGTTATGAGTTCCAACAGGAAAACTGTGGTGTACTCTTATTAGGGTTTAACCATAAGCAGGAAGAACGACAAGGTAAGCTATCCGAAAGAGGAGCCTGGCCTGAAGAATTGGTACGGCAGGTTAATATGCAAGAAGCGGAATCCATCGCCAATGTATCTTTAGGACGAGGCGGGTTATTCCTGCCCCAAGCTGGCTGGATAAACCCAAAGCAGTTGGTTCAGGCATTAGCGAAGGCTGCTGAAGCAACAGGTAAACTAAACATTCACTATAACAAGCGCTTGCTAAGCCTGACTCAACCTGCACCGGAAAAAGCACCGCCTAATGGCTCACAATGGCATTTGCAATGGCATGATAATAGTGAAACCGCTGCGCCGATCGTCATCCTCGCAACAGGTCATGAATCCGCTCACTTAGCGCCCCTGAACGACATTCCGATGCAAGCCGTTCGTGGACAAGTCGAAACTATCAAAGCAACAGAACAATCCAACAAACTTTCAACCGTACTGTGCCATAAGGGATATATGACGCCAGCACTAGATGGCACTCATGCATTGGGCGCCACCTTTACCAAGAACGATACCCATACCGAGTTTCGCACTGAGGATGAAACATTCAACCTGTCTATGTTGAAAAAGTCACTACCTGAAGCAGCCTGGGTAGATGAATTAGCACCTCAGCAACAAGGACGAGCCGGAATACGCTGTTCTACTTTCGATCACTTGCCTTTGATGGGAAATGTGCCTGATATCGCCAAGCAGTCACAGCAATATCAAGATGCGTACAAAGCTCTACCCGCACACAGATATCCATTGCCGGAAGATCATCGTAATTTGTATGTGTTAACAGGATTGGGATCGCGTGGATTATGTACTGCGCCATTGCTGGCAGAGGCATTAGTTTGCCAGATCACCGGCAATCCATTGCCGCTATCACAGGATCAGCTCAATGCGCTAAACCCGAATCGTTTTCTGATAAAACAGCTTGTACGTAGAGAAAAAGGTCTGAAGTAA
- a CDS encoding UbiA prenyltransferase family protein: MTRYFSGMSILFSTAFSPMYLLYAFLWAWGIESLVFLTLGESQWSFGSESIVRGFSVYLSLFFLTLIDEIKDYQYDKEYNPDRVLVTGALKHKDLILTATGIVFVLLTLNFFMFPNAAFIIVADIIYACLLLLAESKSQRFKESVIINLIFTYPVQFLLSIYLVLSVVEQQELLSSSFTPQVWLWPIAMMCAYLHYEMGRKTTWDTSNAKFYSSVLGSKTSGITVLTFGLLGIAISSYMLIFVIQAWSSIISSTLVIAQITLVIIGFIRFISQSKSWPQAFALGFFFLFLFSSPIHVLSTAGAVW, from the coding sequence ATGACAAGATACTTCTCAGGTATGAGTATTCTGTTCTCAACAGCCTTCTCTCCCATGTATCTACTCTATGCTTTTTTATGGGCATGGGGTATTGAAAGCCTGGTGTTTTTGACACTGGGAGAATCCCAATGGTCTTTTGGTTCTGAATCGATAGTGCGCGGCTTTAGTGTGTATCTGTCCTTATTCTTTTTAACCCTGATTGATGAAATAAAAGATTATCAATATGACAAAGAATACAACCCAGACAGAGTGCTCGTAACAGGAGCATTAAAACATAAAGATCTTATTCTTACGGCAACTGGCATCGTATTTGTGTTACTAACGTTGAATTTTTTTATGTTCCCAAATGCTGCGTTCATTATCGTGGCAGACATTATCTATGCCTGCCTTTTGTTACTGGCAGAATCAAAATCTCAACGCTTCAAAGAGAGTGTCATTATTAATTTAATCTTCACTTATCCTGTTCAATTTCTACTTAGCATTTATCTGGTGCTTTCCGTCGTGGAGCAGCAGGAACTGTTGAGCAGCTCTTTTACACCTCAGGTTTGGCTATGGCCAATAGCTATGATGTGCGCCTATCTTCACTACGAAATGGGGCGAAAAACAACTTGGGACACGAGTAATGCCAAGTTCTATTCCTCAGTTTTGGGCTCTAAAACGTCAGGAATTACGGTGCTAACTTTTGGACTGCTTGGCATTGCAATTAGTAGCTATATGCTTATTTTTGTCATTCAAGCCTGGTCTTCTATTATTAGCAGCACACTGGTGATCGCCCAAATCACATTAGTCATCATAGGATTTATACGTTTTATATCCCAATCGAAAAGTTGGCCTCAAGCTTTTGCTCTTGGTTTCTTTTTCCTTTTCTTATTTTCAAGCCCAATTCACGTATTAAGTACAGCAGGTGCAGTATGGTAA
- a CDS encoding NUDIX hydrolase, with translation MIECVAFMLLNDQKILLEKRRLDKEIDPGLVAIPGGHCMPEETPVEALKRELEEETGLTALETHYICTLVHVTKEIQKVHYFAIEKWKGDISVNEAENLYWLELSNIEKLDIPPDKTAINEYKRIKKTKLW, from the coding sequence ATGATTGAATGCGTTGCTTTTATGCTATTGAATGACCAAAAGATACTGCTAGAAAAGAGGAGATTGGATAAAGAGATTGATCCAGGGTTAGTAGCCATACCTGGTGGTCATTGCATGCCTGAAGAAACTCCTGTTGAAGCTCTAAAAAGAGAATTAGAGGAAGAAACCGGGCTTACCGCGCTAGAAACCCACTACATTTGTACTCTTGTACATGTCACTAAAGAAATACAAAAAGTGCACTATTTCGCAATAGAAAAGTGGAAAGGAGATATTTCAGTTAACGAAGCGGAAAATTTGTACTGGCTAGAATTATCAAATATAGAAAAATTAGATATACCTCCTGACAAAACAGCAATAAATGAATACAAAAGAATCAAAAAAACGAAATTATGGTAA